In Listeria cossartiae subsp. cossartiae, one genomic interval encodes:
- a CDS encoding AAA family ATPase → MDKHNELQAVLTNKKKVLIIGPNGAGKSTFAAKLGKHYHFEVCHLDKLFWQENWNAVAKAEFENKVNEIMCSEKPYVIDGDYFFNLEKRLERADLVIWIKIPLWLCVANIIKRRFKYATNPRPDVTEGCEEKLSLSFLMYTLRYNKRSGKQTKELLDNVYEKERFIIDSYRKLNNYC, encoded by the coding sequence ATGGATAAACATAATGAATTGCAAGCAGTATTAACAAACAAGAAAAAAGTGTTAATCATTGGTCCTAACGGCGCCGGAAAATCCACTTTTGCGGCAAAACTTGGAAAACATTATCATTTTGAAGTTTGTCATTTAGATAAGCTTTTTTGGCAGGAAAATTGGAATGCTGTAGCAAAAGCGGAATTTGAGAACAAAGTGAACGAAATTATGTGTTCTGAAAAACCGTATGTTATAGATGGCGATTATTTCTTTAATTTGGAGAAAAGACTCGAGCGCGCGGATTTAGTTATTTGGATAAAAATTCCTTTGTGGTTGTGTGTGGCGAATATAATTAAAAGAAGATTTAAATACGCGACGAATCCACGACCAGATGTAACTGAAGGCTGCGAGGAAAAATTAAGTTTATCGTTTTTGATGTATACTTTAAGGTATAATAAGCGTTCTGGAAAACAAACAAAGGAATTATTGGATAATGTGTATGAAAAAGAACGGTTTATAATAGATAGTTATAGGAAATTGAATAATTATTGCTGA
- a CDS encoding MFS transporter, with protein sequence MAYTKEEKSWIFQDWANSAYSIMITTAILPIYFKGVAANAGIADTTSTAYWGYANSIGTLLISLLAPILGTIADYQFFKKRFFGIFTAIGIAFTFLLIFIPTDAWLLLLGFYVLSLIGFSGANIFYDAFLIDVTTNDRMDKVSSAGYAYGYLGSCIPFIIFIIFQATGILPISDVALVNIGFVMTALWWLFFTIPMWKNVHQIHYIPAVKNPVRTSFKRLFHTISHISEHKNIVIFLIAYFFYIDGVDTIFRMATSYGIDLGISQTTLILILLMTQLVAFPFTLLYGYLAKRFSAKPLIFTAIFVYIIICVYAVFMKSALDFWILAMLVGTSQGGIQALSRSFFGKIIPKKRSNEFYGFYNIFGKFSAIMGPALMGVITQITGKTQYGVASLIVLFLVGGILFLFVKEKNLENL encoded by the coding sequence TTGGCATATACAAAAGAGGAGAAAAGTTGGATTTTTCAAGATTGGGCGAATTCCGCTTATTCAATCATGATAACAACGGCGATTTTACCAATTTATTTCAAAGGGGTGGCAGCGAATGCTGGGATTGCGGACACAACTTCGACGGCTTATTGGGGCTATGCAAACTCGATTGGGACGTTACTTATTTCGTTACTTGCGCCAATACTTGGAACAATAGCTGATTATCAATTTTTCAAGAAACGGTTTTTCGGCATTTTCACGGCCATTGGGATTGCTTTTACTTTTTTATTAATTTTTATACCAACGGATGCTTGGCTTTTGCTACTTGGGTTTTATGTGCTATCGTTAATTGGTTTTTCTGGCGCAAATATATTTTATGATGCGTTTTTAATTGATGTAACAACGAATGATCGGATGGATAAAGTATCATCTGCTGGCTATGCGTATGGTTATTTAGGTAGTTGCATTCCTTTTATTATTTTCATTATTTTTCAAGCAACAGGGATTTTACCGATTAGTGATGTGGCGCTCGTTAATATTGGCTTTGTGATGACGGCGCTTTGGTGGCTATTTTTCACGATTCCGATGTGGAAAAATGTTCATCAAATCCACTATATTCCAGCGGTGAAGAATCCTGTGCGCACAAGTTTCAAACGATTATTTCATACGATAAGTCATATTAGCGAGCATAAAAATATTGTTATTTTCTTAATTGCTTATTTTTTCTACATAGACGGGGTGGATACGATTTTCCGGATGGCGACATCTTACGGGATTGACCTTGGCATTTCGCAAACAACACTCATCCTAATTCTTTTAATGACCCAACTAGTTGCATTCCCATTTACATTATTGTACGGCTATTTAGCCAAACGATTCAGTGCGAAGCCGCTTATTTTCACAGCAATATTTGTCTATATTATTATTTGTGTTTATGCTGTATTCATGAAGTCTGCGCTCGATTTCTGGATTTTAGCAATGTTGGTCGGAACTTCGCAAGGTGGGATTCAAGCATTAAGTCGTTCTTTCTTCGGAAAAATTATTCCTAAAAAACGCTCCAATGAATTTTACGGTTTTTATAATATTTTCGGGAAATTTTCAGCAATTATGGGGCCGGCACTTATGGGGGTAATCACACAAATCACAGGAAAAACGCAATACGGGGTCGCAAGTTTGATCGTCCTTTTCCTCGTTGGCGGCATTCTGTTTTTATTCGTCAAAGAGAAAAACTTAGAAAATCTTTAA
- a CDS encoding hydroxymethylglutaryl-CoA synthase, whose translation MKIGIDKIGFYTPAFYVDMTELAEARNIDPNKFTIGIGQDKMAFAPITQDSVTMGANAALQILDEADLKKIDLVILATESGIDESKAGAVYIHRLLGIQPFSRAIEIKEACYGATAGINLAKDYVAKHPDSKVLVIGSDIARYGLATGGEATQGAGAVAMVIAANPRCVTLEDDNVFYTEDIMDFWRPVYSEYACVEGKYSTEQYIHFFQTIWEKYSAKFGKNLADFAAICFHLPYTKMGKKALDTIIETAPSEVQERLLENYRLSTLYSRNVGNIYTGSLYLSFISLLDNQADLQADDKIGFFSYGSGAVGEFFHGVLQPDYKKYIRKDEHAELLANRTKLAIPDYETKFKQQLPKDGSTFEVDPASDPAAIVLTGIQDHKRQYIKK comes from the coding sequence ATGAAAATTGGAATTGATAAAATAGGTTTTTATACTCCTGCATTTTATGTTGATATGACAGAACTTGCTGAAGCTAGAAATATTGACCCGAATAAATTTACTATTGGTATTGGCCAAGATAAAATGGCTTTTGCCCCTATTACGCAAGATTCCGTAACAATGGGCGCCAACGCAGCTTTGCAAATTTTAGATGAAGCTGATTTGAAAAAAATTGATTTAGTTATTTTAGCGACAGAATCGGGAATTGATGAATCGAAAGCTGGTGCAGTTTATATTCACCGTTTACTTGGTATTCAGCCGTTCTCTCGTGCTATCGAAATAAAAGAAGCTTGTTACGGAGCTACTGCTGGGATTAATTTAGCGAAAGATTATGTCGCGAAACATCCGGATAGCAAAGTGCTTGTTATTGGTTCGGATATTGCTCGTTACGGCCTTGCAACTGGCGGCGAAGCAACTCAAGGAGCTGGTGCGGTTGCGATGGTTATTGCAGCTAATCCGCGCTGTGTGACGCTTGAAGATGATAATGTGTTCTATACAGAAGATATTATGGATTTCTGGCGCCCAGTTTACTCCGAATACGCATGTGTGGAAGGTAAATATTCGACAGAACAATACATCCACTTCTTCCAAACTATTTGGGAAAAGTATTCAGCGAAATTTGGTAAGAATTTAGCAGATTTTGCAGCTATTTGTTTCCACTTACCATATACAAAAATGGGGAAAAAAGCGTTAGATACTATTATTGAAACGGCTCCAAGTGAAGTTCAAGAAAGATTGCTGGAAAATTATCGTCTAAGTACGCTTTATAGCCGTAATGTCGGTAATATTTACACAGGTTCGCTTTATTTAAGCTTTATTTCCTTGCTAGATAATCAAGCAGATTTACAAGCAGATGACAAAATTGGCTTCTTTAGCTATGGTTCTGGTGCTGTTGGTGAGTTTTTCCACGGTGTGCTTCAACCGGACTATAAAAAATATATCCGTAAAGACGAACATGCGGAATTATTAGCGAATCGTACGAAACTAGCTATTCCAGATTATGAAACGAAATTTAAACAACAATTGCCAAAAGATGGTTCTACTTTCGAAGTCGATCCAGCTAGCGACCCGGCAGCGATTGTATTAACTGGCATTCAAGACCACAAACGTCAATATATCAAAAAATAA
- a CDS encoding T7SS effector LXG polymorphic toxin, producing the protein MSRIDIGEIQTFAHQLHTANEAGRKNIQDIKTAVNNYTEDGSLKGKAIDASKDYYQMTYFPLCDAIIEAMNESEERLAQYIADFHAQVDGSADARIDADGLYELGKMIDRIEAKKEALAQRMNTGTEGQMQSYRSQLSIAYKQENILEKYLAFEQSHGGFFDNLTDLVRGIQQTIRELQSNIQFNSKTGTYDMSKLNFTTVSRMQNALGKALKNNETTFNFDEYQKTYRGQMWVLMKNGIVDVEATNAYNASVLGGKMPHESNEAQEEAELLQAVIQSVRDGTDPVTGQEISKAQGFSIISGVIFYYTTGGYKGKKIKIPKKWLDRRRKINRIDFLLSVNIKDFVVKDKHLRNSTAKRARKFDAETPEDANLIVKDALKNGKVKKIEDNGLGSQGQKSYSAIIDTEKNVGTKGESHIKIVYDELNNVWTVYPVPAP; encoded by the coding sequence GTGAGCCGAATTGACATCGGAGAAATACAAACCTTTGCGCACCAACTACATACAGCTAATGAAGCGGGAAGAAAAAATATCCAAGACATCAAAACCGCCGTGAACAACTATACCGAAGACGGCAGTTTAAAAGGGAAAGCAATTGATGCATCGAAAGATTATTACCAAATGACCTATTTCCCATTATGTGATGCGATAATCGAAGCAATGAATGAGAGCGAAGAACGATTAGCGCAGTATATAGCTGATTTCCACGCACAAGTGGACGGTTCGGCTGATGCGAGAATTGATGCGGACGGCTTATACGAACTCGGGAAAATGATTGATCGCATCGAAGCGAAAAAAGAGGCACTAGCCCAGCGGATGAATACCGGAACAGAAGGGCAGATGCAGAGTTATCGTTCCCAGCTGAGTATCGCTTACAAACAAGAAAATATCTTAGAGAAATACTTGGCTTTTGAACAAAGTCATGGCGGTTTTTTTGATAATTTAACCGATCTAGTCCGAGGAATTCAGCAAACCATTCGCGAACTCCAGTCGAACATTCAATTTAACAGTAAAACCGGCACCTATGATATGAGCAAGCTGAATTTCACCACCGTGAGCCGGATGCAAAACGCCTTAGGAAAAGCACTAAAAAACAACGAAACAACATTCAATTTTGACGAATATCAAAAAACATACCGTGGCCAAATGTGGGTGTTAATGAAAAATGGTATAGTAGACGTAGAAGCAACGAACGCGTACAATGCTTCCGTGCTCGGTGGGAAAATGCCGCATGAAAGCAATGAAGCGCAGGAAGAAGCCGAGTTGTTGCAGGCGGTTATTCAATCGGTGAGAGATGGAACAGACCCGGTTACTGGGCAAGAGATAAGTAAGGCGCAAGGATTTAGCATTATAAGTGGCGTTATCTTTTACTACACAACTGGTGGGTATAAAGGGAAAAAAATTAAGATTCCTAAGAAGTGGTTGGATAGAAGAAGGAAAATTAATAGAATTGATTTTCTGCTGAGTGTTAATATTAAAGACTTTGTAGTGAAAGACAAGCATTTACGTAATTCTACGGCAAAACGTGCAAGAAAGTTTGATGCAGAAACACCTGAAGATGCTAATTTGATAGTAAAAGATGCATTGAAAAATGGTAAAGTCAAAAAAATTGAAGATAATGGCCTAGGAAGTCAAGGGCAAAAATCTTATTCTGCAATAATAGATACGGAAAAAAATGTTGGAACAAAAGGTGAGTCGCATATTAAAATTGTATATGATGAATTAAATAATGTGTGGACTGTATATCCAGTTCCTGCACCATGA
- a CDS encoding MucBP domain-containing protein, with product MKHRKRTLLIFIIFITILSITFNPFSAKAAPVTLNLPEPQVDPLYIGDDYITGKLQQVIPMHYPGNAAYVLFNNKLSYITDYTVENDVNFRLKLPKTLEAGDTLNYFTITGTVLDPVAYPGQESYKLAGPFTAIEKAKLQVNYLDEANQTLATSDTMSGKIGESYTTSPKTIDGYQVKQTPSNATGTYTTNTTTIEVNYIYEKTVANGENVTIEYIDEASNEAIAPVQTLSGKIGAPYQAESKEIDGYELSQMPSNQTGIYTNQPQSVIFKYKKITTPAKIAKDVTVTYKDTDGNQLAEPVILTGNLGATFETEAKSFQGYKLTKTPSNHAGLFTSDSQEVDYVYSKDSDVIAPIDPDNPVKPATPTVPSKNSSKKNTTKTVNQTEKTTTAIELPKTGDNGNNLSLIIGVSLLISGVYIFTTRRKRAK from the coding sequence ATGAAGCACAGAAAAAGAACTTTACTTATCTTCATTATATTTATAACAATTCTAAGTATTACTTTTAATCCCTTTTCGGCAAAAGCAGCACCGGTAACGCTAAATTTACCAGAACCTCAAGTAGATCCACTTTATATTGGGGATGATTATATTACCGGAAAGTTGCAGCAAGTTATACCCATGCACTATCCGGGTAATGCAGCTTACGTTTTGTTTAACAATAAACTATCTTATATTACAGATTATACCGTTGAAAATGATGTGAATTTCCGGCTCAAATTACCCAAAACTTTAGAAGCAGGAGACACTTTAAACTATTTTACTATCACTGGTACTGTACTTGATCCTGTTGCTTATCCAGGACAAGAATCATACAAATTAGCCGGTCCTTTTACAGCAATCGAAAAAGCTAAATTACAAGTTAATTATCTCGATGAAGCAAACCAAACACTCGCAACTTCCGATACAATGTCCGGAAAAATCGGTGAAAGCTATACAACATCTCCTAAAACCATCGATGGCTATCAAGTAAAACAAACACCGTCAAACGCAACTGGCACATACACAACAAACACAACAACGATAGAAGTAAATTATATTTATGAAAAAACAGTCGCAAATGGAGAGAACGTGACTATCGAATATATAGACGAAGCCAGCAATGAAGCAATCGCCCCAGTCCAAACACTTTCTGGCAAAATTGGTGCTCCTTACCAAGCAGAATCCAAAGAAATCGACGGCTACGAACTAAGCCAAATGCCATCAAATCAAACAGGAATATACACCAACCAACCACAATCAGTTATTTTCAAATATAAAAAAATAACAACCCCAGCGAAAATCGCAAAAGATGTAACCGTAACGTATAAAGATACTGATGGCAATCAACTTGCTGAGCCAGTCATATTAACAGGAAACCTCGGAGCAACTTTTGAAACAGAAGCTAAATCTTTTCAAGGTTATAAATTAACTAAAACACCAAGTAACCACGCTGGTTTATTTACAAGTGATAGCCAAGAAGTGGACTACGTGTATAGTAAAGACAGCGATGTTATTGCCCCAATAGATCCGGATAACCCAGTAAAACCAGCCACACCAACTGTACCAAGCAAAAATAGTTCAAAAAAGAACACCACTAAAACTGTAAACCAAACAGAGAAAACTACTACTGCTATCGAGTTACCAAAAACAGGCGACAATGGAAATAATTTATCATTAATTATCGGTGTTAGTTTGTTAATCAGCGGAGTTTATATCTTTACCACAAGAAGAAAAAGAGCGAAATAA
- a CDS encoding thiolase family protein, with the protein MNEVVIIDAVRTPIGKFGGSLKDISAVDLGATALKGVLERANIAPDRVDQVIFGNVLQAGLGQNVARQVAIKAGIPYKVPGVTINEVCGSGLKSIMLGRQAIQLGEADIVAVGGTENMSQAPLLLSPELVGEEINAKDLRNSMLIDGLTDVYGEYHMGITAENVAEKFSVSREEQDKFAHNSQMKAASAQEKNLFSEEIIPVELPDGSLFEADETIRANSTLEKLATLKSVFKEDGTVTAGNASGINDGASAIILMSKEKAIAENIPYIATIKVTSEIGVDPAIMGYAPYYAVNEALAKGGYTIDEIDLFHLNEAFASQSVAVARDLKIPEEKLNIYGGAIALGHPIGASGARIIASLLNELKQENKHIGVASLCIGGGIGIAIIVERA; encoded by the coding sequence ATGAACGAAGTAGTTATAATAGATGCAGTTAGAACACCAATTGGAAAATTCGGTGGCAGTTTGAAAGACATCAGTGCAGTAGACCTTGGCGCTACCGCTCTAAAAGGCGTTTTAGAAAGAGCCAACATCGCTCCAGACCGCGTAGATCAAGTTATTTTCGGTAATGTATTACAAGCCGGTCTTGGTCAAAACGTAGCTAGACAAGTCGCTATTAAAGCAGGAATTCCTTATAAAGTCCCCGGTGTCACTATCAATGAAGTGTGTGGCTCTGGTTTAAAATCAATCATGCTTGGCAGACAAGCAATTCAACTAGGCGAGGCGGATATCGTAGCAGTAGGAGGGACCGAAAACATGTCCCAAGCCCCGCTATTACTAAGTCCCGAACTAGTTGGTGAAGAAATCAATGCTAAAGATTTAAGAAACAGCATGTTAATTGACGGCCTTACAGATGTTTACGGCGAATACCACATGGGAATTACAGCAGAAAATGTTGCTGAAAAATTCTCCGTATCGCGAGAAGAACAAGACAAATTCGCTCACAACTCACAAATGAAAGCCGCAAGCGCACAAGAAAAAAATCTTTTTAGCGAAGAAATTATCCCAGTAGAACTTCCGGATGGCTCGCTTTTCGAAGCAGATGAAACAATCCGCGCTAATTCTACTTTAGAAAAACTAGCTACATTGAAAAGCGTATTTAAAGAAGACGGAACGGTCACAGCCGGCAATGCTTCTGGTATAAACGACGGAGCTTCTGCTATTATTTTAATGTCGAAGGAAAAAGCAATTGCTGAAAACATTCCTTATATCGCGACAATTAAAGTCACCTCTGAAATCGGTGTTGATCCTGCTATCATGGGCTATGCGCCATACTACGCAGTGAATGAAGCTTTAGCAAAAGGCGGATACACCATTGACGAAATTGATTTATTCCATTTAAATGAAGCTTTTGCCTCACAATCTGTTGCAGTAGCTCGTGATTTAAAAATTCCAGAAGAGAAACTTAATATTTACGGTGGCGCAATTGCACTAGGTCATCCTATCGGAGCATCTGGAGCACGCATTATTGCCTCCTTATTAAATGAGTTAAAACAAGAAAACAAGCATATCGGAGTAGCTTCCTTATGTATTGGCGGCGGAATTGGAATTGCAATTATCGTTGAAAGAGCTTGA
- a CDS encoding VanZ family protein, which translates to MKRYFIILVLPIISLFAAVTMYFSWFQGWLYFYLKHVMATVSHMGYITVGITAILLYFVAVQLVNWKINKALLVFCYIIYFSILLCLLFGKASDTQGFSSDTFGFVDTFLSGNLRVIIVGNVLAFVPIGFLLKKLGFFTALVSAGMLIFAVEGAQYIMHVGFFDTGDVFLNVCGIMLGYIVIRFLSPRKFKQLKVKPTS; encoded by the coding sequence ATGAAAAGATACTTTATAATTCTTGTTTTACCAATCATTTCGCTATTTGCTGCAGTAACGATGTATTTTTCCTGGTTCCAGGGATGGCTTTATTTTTACTTAAAGCACGTAATGGCCACAGTTAGTCATATGGGCTACATTACGGTTGGCATCACGGCGATTTTACTTTATTTTGTTGCTGTACAATTAGTAAACTGGAAAATAAATAAAGCATTGCTCGTATTTTGTTACATTATTTATTTCAGTATTCTACTTTGTTTATTATTCGGCAAAGCTTCTGACACACAAGGATTTTCAAGTGACACCTTTGGATTTGTTGATACATTTTTATCTGGTAATTTACGGGTCATTATTGTGGGAAATGTATTAGCTTTTGTACCAATTGGCTTTTTATTAAAGAAATTAGGCTTTTTCACGGCATTAGTATCAGCTGGAATGTTGATTTTCGCGGTGGAAGGGGCACAGTACATCATGCACGTGGGGTTCTTTGATACCGGAGATGTTTTCCTCAATGTATGCGGAATTATGCTTGGGTACATCGTGATTCGTTTTTTGTCCCCAAGAAAATTTAAACAACTCAAAGTAAAACCGACTAGCTAA